In one window of Calypte anna isolate BGI_N300 chromosome 1, bCalAnn1_v1.p, whole genome shotgun sequence DNA:
- the LOC103538161 gene encoding LOW QUALITY PROTEIN: putative DBH-like monooxygenase protein 2 (The sequence of the model RefSeq protein was modified relative to this genomic sequence to represent the inferred CDS: substituted 2 bases at 2 genomic stop codons) yields the protein MLKGLTLGNRRCPFLFTLDPSKAAAPQLRFSSSLDPSHRFNLHWDHVEQEELMMFELQVHTTGWVAFGFRPHGELPGSDIVIGGVFPNGSIYFSFAIPVEKTKHSCTFIPLPMVKQKHHIYKFEPVITPHNITLVHHILVYACGNASLLPSGTGDCSGPNPDFALCSQVLVGWAVGGESYQYPDEAATSIGSHWDPQYVRLEIHYSNFDLLPGGXCWVIVXLKNIQGYESPELRKYDVGILQTGVFIFPVHFIPPGAESYRSYGLCNSSQFDEMNGMLVPDLHVFGYLLHTHLSGRGLKVVQYRNGEQLGVIYEDSKYDFTLQEIREVKELLIIKVGDEILVECNFQTLDRSGITFGGLSTMNEMCLAFLFYYPRNNISSCMGYPDILYIAHGLNQKVSDPVEGLMAMNLVDWDNETVTD from the exons ATGCTGAAAGGTCTTACCCTGGGCAACAGGAGATGCCCTTTTCTCTTTACACTAGATCCAAGCAAG gctgcagctccccagctgcGTTTCTCCAGCTCCCTGGATCCTTCACACAGGTTCAATCTCCACTGGGACCATGttgaacaggaggaactgaTGATGTTTGAGCTGCAGGTCCATACAACTGGCTGGGTAGCGTTTGGATTCAGGCCTCATGGAGAGTTGCCTGGATCTGACATCGTGATAGGAGGTGTCTTCCCAAATGGCAGCATCTACTTCTCT tttGCTATTCCAGTTGAAAAAACCAAGCATTCCTGTACTTTTATCCCACTGCCCATGGTCAAGCAGAAACACCATATCTACAAG TTTGAACCTGTGATAACTCCCCACAACATAACTTTGGTTCATCACATTCTTGTTTATGCCTGTGGCAATGCCAGCCTGCTACCCAGTGGCACAGGTGATTGCTCTGGACCCAATCCAGATTTTGCCCTGTGCTCTCAGGTGCTTGTaggctgggctgtgggaggagaG TCTTACCAATATCCAGATGAAGCTGCAACTTCCATAGGGTCACATTGGGACCCCCAGTATGTCCGACTAGAAATCCACTACAGTAATTTCGACTTGTTACCAGGTGGGTAATGCTGGGTCATTGTCTGATTAAAAAATA TTCAGGGGTATGAATCACCAGAGCTACGGAAATATGATGTGGGGATTCTGCAAACAGGTGTCTTCATTTTCCCTGTGCATTTCATTCCCCCTGGAGCAGAATCCTACAGATCTTATGGACTTTGCAATTCCAGCCAGTTTGATGAA ATGAATGGGATGCTGGTTCCAGATCTGCATGTTTTTGGCTATTTGCTTCACACCCACCTGTCTGGCAGAGGACTCAAAGTTGTTCAATACCG GAATGGTGAGCAGCTGGGGGTCATCTATGAGGACAGCAAGTATGACTTCACATTACAGGAGATTCGGGAAGTGAAGGAACTCCTGATAATCAAGGTG GGGGATGAGATCCTGGTTGAATGCAACTTCCAGACACTGGATCGGTCGGGGATTACTTTT GGTGGGCTAAGCACAATGAATGAGATGTGCCTCGCATTCCTCTTCTACTACCCTCGTAACAACATCTCCAGCTGTATGGGCTACCCTGACATCTTGTATATTGCACATGGACTCAACCAGAAGGTCTCAGA tcCAGTGGAAGGATTGATGGCCATGAACCTTGTTGACTGGGACAATGAGACTGTCACTGACTGA